In Primulina huaijiensis isolate GDHJ02 chromosome 16, ASM1229523v2, whole genome shotgun sequence, a single genomic region encodes these proteins:
- the LOC140961629 gene encoding B-box zinc finger protein 20-like: MKIQCDVCNQDEASVFCTADEAALCTACDRRVHHANMVAGKHHRFSLHQPTTKQSPVCDICKEKRAFLFCHQDRAILCKDCDASIHKANVHTRRHTRFLLTGVIPSASSSLYDVSDTVPSYTKPQDSKNKPVSTSIPFTSKSTTTQCTSLESCDEGHVQFVSDGNVNGSVSASTISEYLMETIPGWHVDDFLDSSTAYGFCKDGGNGVQVQPFFEVDSESEMSEFSAENLGFWVPQMPPHTFNQTHNQSMELSFGIPDEEFTFNNNKSSTKWSDDDTFAAVPQWICPPSIASTRYRTY, from the exons ATGAAGATCCAGTGTGACGTATGCAACCAAGATGAAGCATCCGTCTTCTGCACGGCGGATGAGGCCGCCCTCTGCACGGCCTGCGACCGTCGGGTCCACCACGCCAACATGGTCGCCGGAAAACACCACCGCTTCTCCCTCCACCAACCCACCACCAAACAATCCCCTGTCTGTGACATTTGCAAG GAGAAAAGGGCTTTCTTGTTTTGTCACCAAGACAGGGCTATTCTGTGCAAAGATTGCGATGCTTCGATACACAAAGCAAATGTGCACACTCGAAGGCACACCAGATTTCTACTAACTGGTGTGATCCCTTCTGCAAGTTCTTCTCTTTATGATGTTTCCGATACAGTTCCAAGTTATACCAAGCCCCAAGACTCAAAGAATAAGCCGGTTTCTACTAGTATACCCTTTACCTCGAAGAGTACAACAACCCAGTGTACATCACTAGAATCTTGTGATGAAGGCCATGTTCAATTTGTGAGTGATGGGAATGTAAATGGTTCGGTTTCAGCGAGTACCATATCCGAGTATTTGATGGAAACGATTCCTGGTTGGCATGTTGACGACTTTCTGGATTCCTCCACTGCTTATGGTTTTTGTAAG GATGGAGGAAATGGTGTGCAGGTGCAGCCATTCTTTGAGGTTGATTCTGAGAGTGAAATGAGTGAATTTTCAGCAGAAAATCTAGGATTTTGGGTCCCTCAAATGCCGCCGCATACTTTTAATCAGACACACAATCAATCCATGGAGTTATCCTTTGGGATACCAGATGAGGAATTTACTTTCAATAACAACAAATCTAGCACAAAATGGAGCGACGATGATACTTTTGCTGCTGTCCCACAGTGGATTTGTCCACCCTCGATTGCTTCCACGAGATATAGAACTTACTGA